Proteins from one Acidihalobacter prosperus genomic window:
- a CDS encoding ribose-phosphate diphosphokinase, with the protein MMVFSGNANPRLAEKVVQHLNIPLGKALVGRFSDGEIQVEILENVRGKDVFIVQPTCRPTNDNLMELLIMVDALRRASAWRITTVIPYMGYGRQDRRVRSARVPISAKVVANMLTVGGANRILTVDLHADQVQGFFDVPVDNIYASPVLLGDVWRQKYDNLIVVSPDVGGVVRARALAKRLDDAELAIIDKRRPRANVAQVMHIIGDVVGKTCLIVDDMVDTAGTLCQAAKALKAHGASRVVAYATHAVLSGPAIDNVSGSELDELVVTDTIPLTPEAEACDKIRQLSVAGVLAETIHRINREESVSTLFMD; encoded by the coding sequence ATGATGGTCTTCTCGGGGAACGCCAACCCCAGGCTTGCCGAGAAGGTCGTACAACACCTTAACATACCGCTGGGCAAGGCCCTGGTCGGGCGCTTCAGCGATGGCGAGATCCAGGTGGAAATCCTGGAGAACGTGCGTGGCAAGGACGTGTTCATCGTCCAGCCGACCTGCCGCCCGACCAACGACAACCTGATGGAACTGCTCATCATGGTCGATGCGCTGCGTCGCGCGTCGGCCTGGCGCATCACCACGGTCATTCCCTACATGGGCTACGGCCGGCAGGACCGCCGGGTGCGCTCGGCGCGCGTGCCGATCTCCGCGAAGGTGGTCGCCAACATGCTTACCGTCGGCGGAGCCAATCGCATCCTGACCGTCGACCTGCATGCCGACCAGGTACAGGGCTTCTTCGACGTGCCGGTGGACAACATCTACGCCTCGCCGGTGCTGCTCGGCGACGTGTGGCGGCAGAAATACGACAACCTGATCGTGGTATCGCCCGATGTCGGCGGCGTGGTGCGCGCCCGGGCGCTGGCCAAGCGGCTCGACGATGCGGAACTGGCGATCATCGACAAGCGCCGTCCGCGCGCCAATGTCGCCCAGGTGATGCATATCATCGGCGACGTCGTCGGCAAGACCTGCCTGATCGTCGACGACATGGTCGATACCGCGGGTACGCTGTGCCAGGCCGCCAAGGCGCTCAAGGCCCATGGCGCATCTCGTGTCGTCGCCTACGCCACTCACGCGGTGCTGTCGGGGCCGGCGATCGACAATGTGTCCGGCTCGGAGCTCGACGAACTCGTGGTCACCGACACGATTCCGCTGACTCCGGAGGCCGAGGCTTGCGACAAGATTCGCCAGCTCAGCGTCGCCGGCGTGCTGGCCGAGACCATCCACCGGATCAACCGCGAGGAATCGGTCAGCACCCTGTTCATGGATTAG
- the ispE gene encoding 4-(cytidine 5'-diphospho)-2-C-methyl-D-erythritol kinase, giving the protein MSRVSESWPAPAKLNLFLHIIGRRADGYHLLQTVFQFLDYGDSLAFESRPGGQVSRAEGPRDLPEADDLCVRAARLLLQETGLREGVRLRLRKRLPMGGGLGGGSSDAATVLVALNALWRAGLTTDDLAQLGLRLGADVPVFVHGFAAWAEGVGERLTPLPDLPVPWYAVVRPTVAIATAELFADPKLTRDCVPLTIRDFLSGAGGNVFEPVARARYPAVAQVLDALSAYAPARLTGTGACVFAAFADEASARDALRALPGEWSGFVARGCNTSPLQDRLRRMSVDEGAA; this is encoded by the coding sequence ATGAGCCGTGTGAGCGAGAGCTGGCCCGCGCCGGCCAAGCTCAATCTGTTCCTGCATATCATCGGTCGCCGCGCCGACGGCTATCACTTGCTGCAGACCGTGTTTCAGTTCCTCGATTACGGCGATTCGCTGGCTTTCGAATCGCGCCCGGGCGGGCAGGTGAGTCGCGCGGAGGGACCGCGCGATCTGCCGGAGGCCGACGATCTCTGCGTGCGTGCGGCGCGGCTGTTGCTGCAGGAAACCGGATTGCGCGAGGGCGTGCGCCTGCGACTGCGCAAACGTCTGCCGATGGGCGGCGGGCTGGGCGGCGGCAGTTCGGACGCGGCCACCGTGCTGGTGGCGCTGAACGCGCTCTGGCGCGCGGGCCTGACGACGGACGATCTGGCGCAGCTGGGGCTGCGCCTGGGCGCCGACGTGCCGGTGTTCGTGCACGGCTTCGCCGCCTGGGCGGAGGGCGTGGGCGAGCGCCTGACGCCGCTGCCGGACCTGCCTGTGCCCTGGTACGCGGTGGTCAGGCCGACGGTCGCCATCGCCACCGCCGAACTGTTCGCCGACCCCAAATTGACACGCGATTGCGTGCCGCTCACAATACGCGACTTTCTGTCCGGGGCCGGTGGCAACGTCTTCGAGCCGGTGGCGCGCGCGCGGTATCCCGCGGTGGCGCAGGTGCTGGATGCGCTGTCGGCATATGCGCCGGCCCGTTTGACCGGGACCGGGGCCTGTGTCTTCGCCGCCTTCGCGGACGAAGCCTCGGCGCGGGACGCGCTGCGCGCGTTGCCCGGAGAGTGGAGCGGATTCGTCGCGCGGGGGTGCAACACCTCTCCCCTGCAGGACCGTCTACGCAGGATGTCCGTGGACGAAGGGGCCGCCTGA
- the lolB gene encoding lipoprotein insertase outer membrane protein LolB — MRVFRGIAALGLALTLAGCANLPSLPQGTEEAAWHRHEAAILAGTQWSLDGSFGLRVGHRGWSAGLRWREADDRYHIDIYDPLGRTVAVLAGRPGDVTLRDDRGRSYRASSAAGLMKRALGWSLPVSGLRYWIRGVPVPGMPVEARRLDGRGRLAQLRQSGWDLRYQDYDYDTVNARPMRVVMTHGDVRLVVVVNQWDDRG; from the coding sequence ATGAGGGTATTCCGCGGGATCGCGGCGCTGGGCTTGGCGCTGACGCTCGCGGGCTGCGCCAATCTGCCGAGCCTGCCGCAAGGGACAGAAGAGGCGGCTTGGCATCGTCACGAAGCGGCGATCCTGGCCGGCACGCAATGGTCGCTCGATGGCAGCTTCGGCCTCAGGGTCGGTCATCGCGGCTGGAGTGCCGGGCTGCGCTGGCGCGAGGCCGACGATCGCTATCATATCGATATCTACGATCCCCTCGGGCGGACGGTCGCGGTGCTGGCCGGCCGCCCCGGCGACGTGACGTTGCGCGACGATCGTGGCAGAAGCTACCGGGCGTCTTCGGCTGCCGGGCTGATGAAACGAGCGCTTGGCTGGTCCTTGCCGGTTTCGGGGCTGCGCTACTGGATTCGCGGCGTACCGGTGCCCGGCATGCCGGTCGAGGCGCGCCGCCTGGACGGCCGCGGCCGTTTGGCGCAGCTTCGGCAAAGTGGCTGGGATCTGCGTTACCAGGATTACGACTACGATACCGTCAACGCGCGTCCGATGCGGGTGGTGATGACGCACGGTGATGTGCGGCTGGTGGTGGTGGTCAATCAGTGGGACGACAGGGGATGA
- a CDS encoding tetratricopeptide repeat protein: MKRLWVLAPAVAGLVLSGCASLRAPGGAQSAATSAQVAAGPFKPTPSSRAMYDVLAAEMAGQAGDAKTAIRYYREAMNELPDPALARRTMEVATYLHDEAVALEAARRWAALAPDDARPQQALGILYARRGDIDQAALHLARFVKRSGQKPERALLLVGALLAQTVEGATALPVMHRLVGDYPEQAGAQYAYGMMALQLGAPATALDAAGHALALQPHFDQALSLKAQSLMALGHSDQALDLLGEALKRTPDSVALRLAYARLLVSAKSYDEARRQFHWLLKRDPHNPDVLYTLGLLDFELKHDREAARYLRRVSKAGYHVSATQYFLGRIAERGGNMESALDHYANVDAGEYLFDAQVRIAYILARQGDLDQAREYLSELRASVSDKQQKVELYLVEGELLQQADDAPTALKLYNKALHEYPGAARLLYARALIADSLGDLGQAEADLTRVTQENPRDAAALNALGYMLADQTDRYAEALGYIQRALALKPDDPAILDSMGWVQFKLKHYAQARRYLERAYASFPDPEVAAHLIEVLAASGDRGQASKLLGKALKAHPGDPKLTAVKRRLGL, translated from the coding sequence ATGAAGCGATTGTGGGTCTTGGCGCCGGCCGTGGCCGGTCTTGTGTTGAGCGGCTGCGCCAGCCTGCGCGCGCCCGGCGGCGCGCAATCCGCGGCGACGTCGGCCCAGGTGGCCGCCGGGCCGTTCAAGCCGACACCGTCCAGCCGGGCCATGTACGACGTGCTGGCCGCCGAGATGGCCGGACAGGCGGGCGACGCCAAGACGGCGATCCGGTATTACCGCGAGGCGATGAACGAACTGCCCGATCCGGCGCTGGCGAGACGCACGATGGAGGTGGCCACCTACCTGCACGACGAGGCGGTCGCGCTGGAAGCCGCGCGCCGCTGGGCAGCGCTGGCGCCGGACGATGCCCGGCCGCAGCAGGCGCTCGGCATTCTCTATGCGCGCCGGGGCGACATCGATCAGGCGGCCTTGCATCTCGCCCGTTTCGTCAAACGTAGCGGTCAGAAACCCGAGCGCGCACTGCTGCTGGTCGGTGCCCTGCTGGCGCAAACCGTCGAGGGCGCGACGGCGCTACCGGTCATGCATCGGCTGGTCGGCGACTACCCCGAGCAGGCGGGTGCGCAGTACGCCTACGGCATGATGGCCCTGCAGCTGGGCGCGCCGGCCACCGCCCTCGATGCCGCCGGGCACGCGCTTGCACTGCAACCGCACTTCGACCAGGCGCTGAGCCTCAAGGCGCAGTCGCTGATGGCGCTGGGACACTCGGATCAGGCGCTCGACCTGCTGGGCGAGGCCCTCAAGCGCACGCCGGACAGCGTGGCCCTGCGCCTGGCCTATGCGCGGCTGCTGGTGAGCGCCAAGTCGTACGACGAGGCCCGCCGCCAGTTTCACTGGCTGCTCAAGCGCGATCCCCACAACCCGGATGTGTTGTACACGCTGGGGCTGCTGGATTTCGAGCTCAAGCACGATCGCGAGGCCGCGCGTTACCTGCGGCGCGTATCCAAGGCCGGCTATCACGTTTCGGCCACGCAGTATTTTCTCGGCCGCATAGCGGAACGCGGCGGCAACATGGAGTCCGCGCTGGATCACTACGCGAACGTCGATGCCGGCGAATACCTGTTCGACGCGCAGGTGCGTATTGCCTACATCCTTGCGCGTCAGGGCGACCTCGACCAGGCGCGCGAATACCTGAGCGAACTGCGCGCCAGCGTGTCCGACAAGCAGCAGAAGGTCGAACTGTATCTGGTCGAGGGCGAGTTGCTGCAACAGGCGGACGATGCGCCCACCGCGCTCAAGCTCTACAACAAGGCGCTGCACGAATACCCTGGCGCGGCCCGTCTGCTCTACGCCCGCGCGCTGATCGCCGACAGCCTCGGCGATCTCGGGCAGGCCGAAGCCGATCTGACGCGTGTGACCCAGGAGAATCCGCGGGACGCGGCCGCGCTCAACGCGCTGGGGTACATGCTGGCGGACCAGACCGACCGTTATGCCGAAGCGCTGGGCTACATCCAGCGCGCGCTGGCGCTCAAGCCGGACGATCCTGCGATCCTCGACAGCATGGGTTGGGTGCAGTTCAAGCTCAAACACTACGCGCAGGCGCGCCGCTATCTTGAGCGGGCCTATGCCAGCTTCCCGGACCCCGAGGTTGCCGCCCATCTGATCGAGGTGCTGGCGGCTTCGGGCGATCGCGGGCAGGCGAGCAAGCTGCTCGGCAAGGCGCTCAAGGCCCATCCGGGCGATCCCAAGCTCACAGCGGTCAAGCGCCGGCTGGGCCTATGA